One segment of Solanum stenotomum isolate F172 chromosome 1, ASM1918654v1, whole genome shotgun sequence DNA contains the following:
- the LOC125853722 gene encoding ISWI chromatin-remodeling complex ATPase CHR11 produces the protein MARNTRAKSSSAEPLSDGSEEEQVNDQVNDEEDEEELEAVARSAEDDGDDEAVADREDGDDEDEEEDVAANEISKREKARLKDMQRRKKQKIQEMLDAQNAAVEADMSNKGKGRLKYLLEQTELFAHFAKGDQSTSEKKTKGRGRHASKITEEEEDEEYLKEEDGGLSGNTRLLAQPSCIQGKMRDYQLAGLNWMIRLYENGINGILADEMGLGKTLQTISLLAYLHEFRGITGPHMVVAPKSTLGNWMNEIKRFCPIIRAVKFLGNPEERRYIREDLLVAGKFDVCVTSFEMAIKEKSALRRFNWRYIIIDEAHRIKNENSLLSKTMRLYSTNYRLLITGTPLQNNLHELWALLNFLLPEIFSSAETFDEWFQISGENDQQEVVQQLHKVLRPFLLRRLKSDVEKGLPPKKETILKVGMSQMQKNYYRALLQKDFEVVNSGGERKRLLNIAMQLRKCCNHPYLFQGAEPGPPYTTGEHLIENAGKMVLLDKLLPKLKERGSRVLIFSQMTRLLDILEDYLMYRGHQYCRIDGNTGGEDRDASIEAFNSPGSEKFAFLLSTRAGGLGINLATADIVILYDSDWNPQVDLQAQDRAHRIGQKKEVQVFRFCTEYTIEEKVIERAYKKLALDALVIQQGRLAEQKTVNKDELLQMVRFGAEMVFSSKDSTITDEDIDRIIAKGEEATAELDAKMKKFTEDAIKFKMDDTADLYDFEDEKDENKADFKKIAGDNWIEPPRRERKRNYSESEYFKQTMRPSGPARPKEPRIPRMPQLHDFQFFNTQRLSELYEKEVRFLMQAHQKNQLKDSIEVEEPEDMGDPLTAEEQEEKDKLLEEGFSTWSRRDFNTFIRACEKYGRNDIESIAAEMEGKTEEEVERYANVFKERYKELNDYDRIIKNIERGEARISRKDEIMKAIGKKLDRYKNPWLELKIQYGQNKGKLYNEECDRFMICMVHKLGYGNWDELKAAFRTAPLFRFDWFVKSRTTQELARRCDTLIRLVERENQEFDERERQARKEKKLAKNATPSKRAVARQAAKSPPTSKKRKQSSMDDYVSSAKRRSDGTT, from the exons ATGGCGAGAAACACGAGAGCGAAATCCTCGTCGGCGGAGCCATTATCGGACGGTTCAGAGGAGGAGCAAGTCAACGATCAAGTCAATGATGAGGAAGATGAGGAGGAGCTTGAAGCTGTCGCTAGGTCAGCAGAAGATGACGGCGATGACGAAGCTGTTGCTGATAGAGAAGACGGtgatgatgaagatgaggaG GAAGATGTTGCAGCAAATGAAATCTCCAAGCGTGAAAAGGCACGGTTAAAAGATATGCAGAGGCGTAAGAAGCAAAAGATACAGGAAATGTTGGATGCACAGAATGCTGCAGTAGAAGCTGACATG AGTAACAAGGGAAAGGGGCGTCTTAAGTATCTTTTGGAGCAGACAGAGTTATTTGCACATTTTGCAAAAGGCGATCAATCGACTTCAGAAAAGAAGACAAAAGGAAG GGGCCGTCATGCGTCAAAGATAACcgaagaggaagaagatgaggagtatctcaaagaagaagatggtGGGCTGTCCGGGAATACACGGCTATTGGCACAACCCTCTT GTATTCAGGGAAAGATGAGGGATTATCAACTTGCTGGTTTGAACTGGATGATACGGCTATACGAGAATGGCATAAATGGGATACTTGCTGATGAAATG GGTCTTGGTAAGACCTTACAAACCATCTCTTTGCTGGCGTACCTGCATGAGTTTAGAGGGATTACCGgtcctcacatggttgttgcCCCAAAATCCACACTAGGCAATTGGATGAATGAAATCAAACGTTTTTGTCCTATCATACGCGCTGTAAAGTTCCTTGGGAACCCTGAAGAAAGG AGATACATTCGAGAGGATTTACTAGTTGCTGGGAAGTTTGATGTGTGTGTCACAAGTTTTGAGATGGCTATCAAAGAGAAGTCTGCTTTACGACGCTTTAATTGGCGTTACATCATCATTGATGAGGCTCATAGAATCAAGAATGAAAATTCTCTTCTTTCCAAAACCATGAGGCTCTACAGCACTAATTATAGGCTGTTGATCACAGGGACGCCACTTCAG AATAATCTTCATGAGCTCTGGGCGCTTCTGAACTTTTTGCTGCCAGAGATCTTTAGCTCGGCTGAGACATTTGATGAGTGGTTTCAAATATCTGGTGAGAATGACCAGCAGGAGGTGGTCCAACAGCTTCATAAG GTCCTTCGTCCATTCCTTCTTAGGAGACTGAAGTCTGATGTTGAGAAAGGTCTGCCTCCAAAGAAGGAAACAATTCTCAAGGTTGGTATGTCTCAGATGCAGAAAAACTACTATCGGGCTCTGTTGCAGAAAGATTTTGAGGTTGTTAATTCTGGAGGAGAGCGCAAGCGTCTTCTTAATATAGCAATGCAGCTCCGAAAATGTTGTAATCATCCATATCTTTTCCAAGGAGCTGAGCCAGGACCTCCATATACAACCGGAGAGCATCTCATAGAAAATGCTG GCAAAATGGTTCTTCTTGATAAGTTGCTTCCTAAGCTGAAGGAACGAGGCTCAAgggttttaatattttcacag ATGACACGGCTACTGGACATCCTTGAAGACTACCTGATGTATCGAGGTCACCAGTATTGTCGGATTGATGGAAACACTGGTGGAGAAGATCGTGATGCTTCTATTGAAGCATTTAACAGTCCAGGGAGTGAAAAATTTGCTTTCTTATTGTCAACCAGAGCTGGTGGTCTTGGTATCAATCTTGCTACAGCAGATATTGTTATTCTTTATGACAGTGACTG GAATCCACAGGTTGATTTGCAGGCTCAGGACCGTGCCCATAGGATTGGACAGAAGAAGGAAGTCCAAGTATTCCGTTTCTGCACTGAG TATACAATTGAGGAGAAAGTGATTGAAAGGGCTTATAAGAAGCTGGCACTTGATGCACTGGTCATCCAACAGGGACGATTGGCTGAGCAAAAAA CTGTTAATAAGGATGAGCTGCTGCAGATGGTGCGGTTTGGTGCTGAAATGGTTTTCAGTTCCAAAGATAGCACTATAACAGATGAGGATATCGATAGAATCATTGCCAAAGGAGAAGAGGCAACAGCAGAACTTGATGCCAAGATGAAGAAGTTTACAGAAGATGCTATCAAATTTAAGATGGATGATA CTGCTGATTTGTATGACTTTGAAGATGAGAAG GATGAAAACAAGGCAGATTTCAAGAAAATTGCTGGTGACAATTGGATAGAACCTCCAAGAAGGGAGAGAAAGCGCAA TTACTCGGAGTCTGAATATTTCAAGCAAACCATGCGACCAAGTGGTCCTGCAAGACCTAAAGAGCCCAGGATTCCTAGGATGCCTCAGCT GCATGACTTTCAGTTCTTTAATACCCAGAGGCTAAGTGAGCTGTACGAGAAGGAAGTTCGTTTTCTCATG CAAGCTCATcagaaaaatcaattaaaagataGTATAGAAGTGGAAGAGCCTGAAG ATATGGGAGATCCTTTAACTGCCGAGGAGCAGGAAGAAAAGGACAAATTATTAGAGGAA GGATTTTCAACATGGAGTAGAAGAGATTTCAATACTTTTATCAGGGCATGTGAGAAGTATGGTCGGAATGACATAGAAAGTATTGCTGCTGAAATGGAAGGAAAGACAGAGGAGGAGGTTGAAAGATACGCAAATGTTTTCAAAGAAAGATACAAAGAGCTAAATG ATTATGATAGGATTATAAAGAATATTGAAAGAGGAGAGGCTAGAATTTCACGAAAAGATGAGATCATGAAAGCAATTGGGAAGAAGTTGGACCGCTACAAGAATCCATGGTTGGAGTTGAAGATTCAGTATGGTCAGAACAAAGGAAAATTGTATAATGAGGAGTGTGATCGTTTCATG ATATGTATGGTTCACAAGCTCGGCTATGGAAACTGGGATGAGCTGAAGGCTGCATTCCGAACGGCACCTTTGTTTCGGTTTGATTGGTTTGTGAAGTCTCGGACAACTCAAGAACTTGCCAGAAGATGTGATACACTTATTCGTTTGGTGGAGAGGGAAAACCAAGAGTTTGATGAGAGGGAGAGACAGGCACgcaaagaaaagaaacttgCAAAG AACGCGACACCATCAAAGCGTGCTGTGGCAAGACAGGCAGCCAAAAGCCCTCCCACCTCAAAGAAGCGGAAGCAGTCATCAATGGATGATTATGTGAGCTCG GCCAAGAGAAGAAGTGATGGTACAACTTAG